A genomic segment from Glycine soja cultivar W05 chromosome 20, ASM419377v2, whole genome shotgun sequence encodes:
- the LOC114403515 gene encoding plastidial pyruvate kinase 2-like, whose product MSQVVATRSIHSSLTRPTSGSAHHRAQTLLKPPTFASKLFGAQRNNPSKVCSRSCLVNARKSAPAKVVPVSPEDDSKIEEELQHLRGMQQLGDTSVGMWSKPTFRRKTKVVCTIGPSTNTREMIWKLAEAGMNVARLNMSHGDHASHQKIIDLVKEYNAQSKDNVIAIMLDTKGPEVRSGDLPQPINLTTGQEFTFTIRRGVGTADCVSVNYDDFVNDVDVGDMLLVDGGMMSLVVKSKTEDSVKCEVVDGGELKSRRHLNVRGKSATLPSITEKDWDDIKFGVDNKVDFYAVSFVKDAQVVHELKNYLKSCDADIHVIVKIESADSIPNLHSIITASDGAMVARGDLGAELPIEEVPLLQEEIITICRSMGKAVIVATNMLESMIVHPTPTRAEVSDIAIAVREGSDAIMLSGETAHGKFPLKAVKVMHTVALRTEATIPGGQMPPNIGQVFKNHMSEMFAYHATMMSNTLGTSTVVFTRSGFMAILLSHYRPSGTIFAFTDQKRIQQRLALYQGVCPIYMEFSEDAEETFTRALDLLQKQGMVKSGEEVALVQSGTQPIWRFQSTHNIQVRTV is encoded by the exons ATGTCTCAGGTAGTGGCCACTCGATCCATTCACTCCTCCCTCACGCGCCCCACCTCAGGATCTGCACACCACAGGGCCCAAACGTTGTTGAAGCCTCCAACTTTTGCTTCCAAATTGTTCGGAGCACAAAGGAACAACCCCTCCAAAGTTTGCTCCCGAAGTTGCCTCGTCAATGCGAGGAAATCTGCACCCGCTAAAGTTGTTCCCGTGTCACCCGAGGATGATTCAAAG ATTGAGGAAGAGTTGCAGCACTTGCGTGGTATGCAGCAACTTGGCGACACTTCTGTTGGAATGTGGTCAAAACCCACGTTTAGGAGGAAGACAAAGGTTGTTTGCACCATTGGTCCTTCTACCAACACCAGGGAAATGATTTGGAAGCTGGCTGAGGCTGGGATGAATGTTGCCCGATTGAATATGTCTCACGGAGACCATGCTTCTCATCAGAAAATTATTGATTTGGTTAAAGAATATAATGCTCAATCCAAGGACAACGTAATTGCAATTATGCTTGATACCAAG gGTCCTGAGGTTAGGAGTGGGGATTTGCCACaaccaatcaatttaacaacTGGGCAGGAATTCACTTTTACCATCCGGAGGGGTGTTGGAACTGCAGATTGTGTTAGTGTGAACTATGACGATTTCGTCAATGATGTGGATGTGGGAGACATGCTTCTTGTTGATG GTGGTATGATGTCTTTGGTGGTTAAGTCTAAGACAGAGGATTCTGTGAAATGTGAAGTTGTTGATGGAGGAGAGCTCAAGTCAAGGAGACATTTGAATGTTAGAGGAAAAAGTGCAACACTGCCTTCCATAACTG AGAAGGATTGGGATGACATCAAATTTGGAGTGGATAACAAAGTTGACTTCTATGCTGTTTCTTTTGTTAAGGATGCACAAGTAGTTCATGAACTGAAGAATTATTTGAAAA GCTGTGATGCTGATATACACGTCATTGTAAAAATTGAAAGTGCAGACTCTATACCAAACTTGCATTCAATTATTACAGCGTCTGATGGG GCCATGGTTGCAAGAGGAGATCTTGGTGCAGAACTCCCTATTGAAGAGGTTCCACTTTTGCAG GAAGAAATAATCACCATATGTCGTAGCATGGGAAAGGCCGTTATTGTGGCAACAAATATGCTGGAAAGCATGATTGTTCACCCGACACCAACCAGAGCCGAGGTATCCGATATTGCAATTGCTGTTCGAGAAGGTTCTGATGCAATAATGCTTTCTGGGGAAACTGCTCATGGAAA GTTCCCACTAAAAGCCGTGAAAGTAATGCACACCGTAGCATTACGGACAGAAGCCACTATACCTGGTGGTCAAATGCCACCAAATATTGGTCAAGTATTCAAG AACCACATGAGTGAGATGTTTGCTTACCATGCAACCATGATGTCTAATACCCTTGGAACCTCAACTGTTGTCTTCACTAGATCAGGCTTCATGGCTATCCTTTTGAGCCACTATCGACCTTCAGGCACCATATTTGCTTTTACAGATCA AAAGAGGATACAACAGAGGTTGGCTTTGTATCAAGGAGTCTGTCCTATTTACATGGAATTCTCTGAAGATGCTGAAGAGACTTTCACAAGGGCCTTGGATTTGCTGCAG AAGCAAGGAATGGTGAAATCAGGAGAAGAAGTAGCACTAGTACAAAGTGGCACGCAACCCATATGGAGGTTCCAATCCACTCACAATATCCAGGTCCGAACAgtgtaa